Proteins from a genomic interval of Archangium lipolyticum:
- a CDS encoding DUF998 domain-containing protein, whose translation MTTLAARVAVVAAAVALLSLLLLHVLRPDLAPASHMISEYAIGPYGVVMGVSFGAFALASLALLVALVGPARGWLGRLGLVCLFLTAVGLALGGAFPMDPTTADQSKMSFSGRMHGVGFMIGVPGELLAVLLVSLALRRQAPWSGTRLLPWAAAVWLSIAIMVPLLMQFRYFGIPNRTFMLAYGLWVILAARPLTRTPQVVARNATG comes from the coding sequence ATGACCACCCTCGCCGCTCGAGTCGCCGTCGTGGCAGCCGCCGTCGCGCTTCTGTCCCTGCTGCTGCTCCACGTGCTGCGACCGGACCTCGCGCCGGCGTCCCACATGATCAGTGAGTACGCGATCGGCCCTTACGGGGTCGTGATGGGGGTCTCGTTCGGGGCCTTTGCCCTGGCCAGCCTGGCGCTCCTCGTGGCGCTCGTAGGTCCGGCACGGGGTTGGCTCGGCCGGCTGGGGCTCGTCTGCCTCTTTCTGACCGCCGTCGGGCTCGCGCTGGGAGGCGCCTTCCCCATGGACCCGACGACGGCGGATCAGTCCAAGATGTCCTTCTCCGGAAGGATGCACGGCGTGGGGTTCATGATCGGCGTGCCGGGTGAGCTGCTGGCCGTGCTCCTCGTGTCGCTCGCGCTGCGGCGACAGGCGCCCTGGTCCGGGACGCGCCTGCTCCCGTGGGCCGCCGCCGTCTGGTTGAGCATCGCGATCATGGTTCCCCTGCTCATGCAGTTCCGCTACTTCGGGATTCCCAACCGGACGTTCATGCTGGCGTACGGCCTCTGGGTGATTCTCGCCGCGCGGCCACTGACGCGAACGCCCCAGGTCGTGGCTCGGAACGCTACCGGGTGA
- the traC gene encoding outer membrane exchange accessory lipoprotein TraC has translation MPAPSSSPSRRLGLIAFSLFALLAFAGCSAFSRAVKEGDQLTTEHKWAEAEAAYQRALAVEPGDSEVRVKLRAMRKQWSAEVFQAAQAKHSGGDLAAATPLLVRALELDGENDPARALLTQTLDARVEVARKALKEERLQEARAELDAVLAVDATHAEARKVVDAVQTAWARRWFTTAQRLEEEGKHGNALLAYVRADQERVGATPARERAEAVRRKLQDEIAFLVVAGPAEDKAEAPDVVQRLSPGRLSALLPQEVPIRVITTEAPKNHEGVRLGLALERVRPDKSVEQAQRTQRYLVTNKAVPNPRRVELETALLEQERKLEDVERKLSGVLRDYLRKQDELVQAREVAFRCRERERKVCATALSECSRAVSQGKPGQVPQECNPARCNTQCDGEEGSLSQRAAAAQELERRLEAAQEGAEAQRREVQRGRDAYYREPLTVEEPVYSEYPYDVELHRLAITASVTERLVDLAKDAVAASPRTEDYAAMHEDSANKAYDKVGVLADPVQLRSEAELRVEAGDKAMVAIATRVKERFDVYRQRKVEDARRGMVRPSAEDVVETAVRALLLTADDPPEDILLPLAKARGLDKPEAIFGR, from the coding sequence ATGCCCGCCCCCTCATCGTCTCCGTCCCGCCGTCTGGGACTGATTGCCTTCTCCCTCTTCGCCCTGCTCGCCTTCGCGGGCTGCTCGGCCTTCTCCCGCGCGGTGAAGGAAGGCGACCAGCTCACCACCGAGCACAAGTGGGCGGAGGCGGAGGCCGCCTACCAGCGTGCCCTGGCCGTGGAGCCGGGGGACTCGGAGGTGCGCGTGAAGCTGCGCGCCATGCGCAAGCAGTGGAGCGCCGAGGTGTTCCAGGCCGCGCAGGCGAAGCACTCCGGGGGCGACCTGGCCGCGGCCACGCCGCTGCTGGTGCGCGCGCTCGAGCTGGACGGTGAGAACGATCCGGCCCGTGCGCTCCTCACCCAGACGCTGGACGCGCGGGTGGAGGTGGCGCGGAAGGCGTTGAAGGAGGAGCGGCTGCAGGAAGCGCGGGCCGAGCTCGACGCGGTGCTGGCGGTGGACGCCACGCACGCCGAGGCGCGCAAGGTCGTGGATGCGGTGCAGACGGCGTGGGCGCGGCGGTGGTTCACCACGGCGCAGCGGCTGGAGGAGGAGGGCAAGCACGGCAACGCGCTGCTGGCGTACGTGCGCGCGGACCAGGAGCGGGTAGGGGCCACGCCCGCCCGCGAGCGCGCCGAGGCGGTGCGCCGCAAGCTTCAGGATGAGATCGCCTTCCTGGTGGTGGCCGGGCCCGCGGAGGACAAGGCGGAGGCGCCGGACGTGGTGCAGCGGCTGTCGCCCGGGCGGCTGTCGGCGCTGTTGCCGCAGGAGGTGCCCATCCGCGTCATCACCACCGAGGCGCCGAAGAACCACGAGGGCGTGCGCCTGGGCCTGGCGCTGGAGCGGGTGCGGCCGGACAAGTCCGTGGAGCAGGCGCAGCGCACGCAGCGCTACCTGGTGACGAACAAGGCCGTGCCCAACCCGCGCCGGGTGGAGCTGGAGACGGCGCTGCTGGAGCAGGAGCGCAAGCTGGAGGACGTGGAGCGCAAGCTGTCGGGCGTGCTGCGCGACTACCTGCGCAAGCAGGACGAGCTGGTGCAGGCGCGCGAGGTGGCCTTCCGCTGCCGCGAGCGCGAGCGCAAGGTGTGTGCCACCGCCCTGTCCGAGTGCTCCCGCGCCGTCTCCCAGGGCAAGCCCGGGCAGGTGCCGCAGGAGTGCAACCCCGCGCGCTGCAACACGCAGTGTGATGGGGAGGAGGGCTCGCTGTCGCAGCGGGCCGCCGCCGCGCAGGAGCTGGAGCGCCGGCTGGAGGCCGCCCAGGAGGGCGCCGAGGCCCAGCGGCGCGAGGTGCAGCGCGGCCGGGACGCCTACTACCGCGAGCCCCTCACGGTGGAGGAGCCCGTCTATAGCGAATACCCGTATGACGTGGAGCTGCACCGGCTCGCCATCACCGCCAGCGTCACCGAGCGGCTGGTGGACCTGGCCAAGGACGCCGTCGCCGCCTCGCCGCGCACCGAGGACTACGCGGCGATGCACGAGGACTCGGCCAACAAGGCCTACGACAAGGTGGGCGTGCTGGCGGATCCGGTGCAGCTGCGCAGCGAGGCGGAGCTCCGGGTGGAGGCGGGCGACAAGGCCATGGTGGCCATCGCCACGCGCGTGAAGGAGCGCTTCGACGTCTACCGCCAGCGCAAGGTGGAGGACGCGCGCCGGGGCATGGTGCGCCCCAGCGCCGAGGACGTGGTGGAGACGGCGGTGCGCGCCCTGCTGCTCACCGCCGATGATCCTCCCGAGGACATCCTCCTGCCGCTGGCCAAGGCGCGCGGCCTCGACAAGCCCGAGGCCATCTTCGGCCGCTAG
- a CDS encoding DsbA family oxidoreductase: MAERSSLVRLQEEYDVEVEWKGFELNPETPRGGVSLDRLFPGRGEMMRAHAEQFGRSFGVSLKVPARMSNTRRVLALTEWAKDQGRFQAFHGAAMEAYWQRGEDLEDPDVLARLAEEAGLSGEGARGAMDAPEYQARVDTLRDEGQRDSVRGIPTFFIGNTRVVGCQPYEVLVQAVQQAGAGRRR, from the coding sequence ATCGCGGAGCGGAGCAGCCTGGTCAGGTTGCAAGAAGAGTACGACGTCGAGGTGGAGTGGAAGGGCTTCGAGCTGAACCCGGAGACGCCCCGGGGTGGCGTCTCCCTGGACCGGCTCTTTCCGGGCCGGGGAGAGATGATGCGGGCCCACGCCGAGCAGTTCGGCCGGAGCTTCGGTGTGTCGCTGAAGGTGCCCGCGCGCATGTCCAACACGCGCCGGGTGCTCGCGCTGACGGAGTGGGCGAAGGATCAGGGACGCTTCCAGGCCTTCCACGGCGCGGCCATGGAGGCCTACTGGCAGCGGGGTGAGGACCTCGAGGACCCGGACGTGCTCGCCCGCCTGGCGGAGGAGGCGGGCCTGTCCGGCGAGGGAGCACGCGGCGCCATGGACGCGCCCGAGTACCAGGCCCGCGTGGACACGCTGCGGGACGAAGGCCAACGCGACAGCGTGCGCGGCATCCCCACCTTCTTCATCGGGAATACCCGCGTGGTGGGCTGCCAGCCGTACGAAGTCCTCGTCCAGGCCGTCCAGCAGGCGGGAGCCGGGCGCAGGCGGTGA
- a CDS encoding DUF4202 family protein translates to MRTLPGAFALLTEEFPTITVQPPDAASDANVLRLDAQEWRAPGFDPFDWDERVFGASTGDGEGHGLALHLTGTPPEALAGTALEILTRYQGLVGRRNAESEGPLFDAILARHLALHDMSKPLVVADHRHALDTWQWVLRLAPHADLALQAAALFHDVERLLSEADKRVEHHARDYQAFKDAHAARGADVACGLLAEVGVDAGTRERVRWLIGRHERPEDDVCLALLNDADALSFFSLNASGFARYFPLEHTRRKVVYTLRRLRPSQRWRLARIRLAPQVRRLLEEAIGAITLPNTQQESA, encoded by the coding sequence ATGCGGACCCTGCCCGGCGCATTCGCCCTGCTCACCGAGGAGTTTCCCACCATCACCGTCCAGCCCCCGGACGCTGCCAGCGACGCGAACGTGTTGCGGCTGGATGCCCAGGAGTGGCGCGCTCCCGGCTTCGACCCGTTCGACTGGGACGAGCGCGTCTTCGGCGCGTCCACCGGGGACGGGGAGGGACACGGTCTCGCCCTGCACCTCACGGGCACGCCACCCGAGGCGCTCGCCGGCACCGCGCTGGAGATCCTCACCCGCTACCAGGGCCTCGTCGGCCGCCGCAACGCCGAGTCCGAGGGGCCCCTCTTCGACGCCATCCTCGCGCGGCACCTGGCGCTGCACGACATGAGCAAGCCGCTCGTCGTCGCGGACCACCGGCACGCGCTGGACACGTGGCAGTGGGTGCTGAGGCTCGCGCCGCACGCCGACCTGGCCCTCCAGGCCGCGGCCCTCTTCCATGACGTGGAGCGCCTGCTGTCCGAGGCGGACAAGCGCGTGGAGCACCACGCCCGGGACTACCAGGCCTTCAAGGACGCCCACGCGGCCCGGGGCGCGGACGTGGCCTGTGGGCTGCTCGCGGAGGTGGGCGTCGACGCGGGCACCCGCGAGCGCGTGCGCTGGCTCATCGGCCGCCACGAGAGGCCCGAGGACGACGTGTGCCTCGCGCTCCTCAACGACGCGGACGCCCTCTCCTTCTTCTCGCTCAACGCCTCCGGCTTCGCCCGCTACTTCCCGCTCGAGCACACCCGCCGCAAGGTGGTCTACACGCTCCGGCGGCTGCGCCCCAGCCAGCGCTGGCGGCTCGCGCGCATCCGGCTCGCTCCCCAGGTGCGGCGCCTCCTCGAAGAGGCCATCGGAGCCATCACCCTCCCCAACACGCAGCAGGAGTCGGCATGA
- a CDS encoding CgeB family protein produces MKLVIFGLTVSSSWGNGHATLWRGLISALTARGHRVVFFERDQPFYASHRDLLALPRGAELILYASWEEAQPHARRHLRDADVGMVTSYCADGIEAGRLVLGSNVPVKSFYDMDTPVTLERAERGERVEYIGPEGLGDYDIVLSYTGGEALTGLRRLFGARHAVPLYGSVDPRVHYPVPPKEHYQGHLSYLGTYAANRQQALERFFLEPARRMPERRFIIGGAQYPRDFAWTDNLYFVQHLPPSEHPSFYCSSALTLNVTRAPMAAMGWCPSGRLFEAAACGTPVLSDAWEGLASFFRPGEEILIAHSTEDAVEALSLSPEELARMGRRARERALTEHTAERRAEELVVLLDGARVSNHVRN; encoded by the coding sequence ATGAAGTTGGTGATCTTCGGCCTCACGGTCAGTTCCTCGTGGGGCAATGGCCACGCCACCCTCTGGCGCGGGCTCATCTCCGCCCTCACCGCCCGTGGGCACCGCGTGGTCTTCTTCGAGAGGGATCAGCCCTTCTACGCCTCGCACCGGGACCTGCTCGCGCTGCCCCGGGGCGCGGAGCTCATCCTCTACGCCTCGTGGGAGGAGGCGCAGCCGCACGCGCGCCGGCACCTGCGGGACGCGGACGTGGGCATGGTGACGTCCTACTGCGCGGATGGAATCGAAGCGGGCCGCCTCGTGCTGGGCTCGAACGTGCCGGTGAAGTCCTTCTACGACATGGACACGCCCGTCACGCTGGAGCGGGCCGAGCGCGGGGAGCGCGTCGAGTACATCGGCCCGGAGGGCCTGGGGGACTACGACATCGTCCTGAGCTACACGGGTGGCGAGGCCCTCACGGGGCTGCGGCGGCTCTTCGGCGCGCGCCACGCCGTGCCCCTCTATGGCAGCGTGGATCCGCGGGTGCACTACCCGGTGCCGCCGAAGGAGCACTACCAGGGGCACCTGTCGTACCTGGGCACCTACGCCGCCAACCGGCAACAGGCGCTGGAGCGCTTCTTCCTGGAGCCCGCGCGGCGCATGCCCGAGCGGCGCTTCATCATCGGCGGCGCGCAGTACCCGCGGGACTTCGCGTGGACGGACAACCTCTACTTCGTCCAGCACCTGCCGCCCTCGGAGCACCCGTCCTTCTATTGTTCATCCGCGCTCACCCTCAACGTCACCCGTGCCCCCATGGCCGCCATGGGCTGGTGCCCATCGGGCCGCCTCTTCGAGGCCGCGGCGTGCGGCACCCCGGTGCTCAGTGACGCGTGGGAGGGCCTGGCTTCGTTCTTCCGACCGGGCGAGGAGATCCTCATCGCGCATTCCACCGAGGATGCCGTGGAGGCGCTCTCCCTGTCGCCGGAGGAGCTGGCCCGGATGGGCCGACGTGCCCGGGAGCGAGCGCTCACCGAGCACACCGCGGAACGACGCGCGGAGGAGCTGGTGGTGTTGTTGGACGGAGCGCGCGTCTCGAACCATGTGAGGAACTGA
- a CDS encoding sugar phosphate nucleotidyltransferase, translated as MWGLIPAAGIGSRIQPLAFSKELLPVGGRYDGKTERPRAVSEYLVDRMLLAGADKICFVISPGKSDIIEYYGGRVGGAMVCYAVQPEPLGLCDSLFRALPLIHPDEEVVIGLPDTVWFPENGLCKLPEGGLSFLCFPVARPELFDAVVADKDGTVREIQVKQEGATSHWIWGAFKMTGAIMRELHELWLTREPRDPYMGTLVNEWLARGGKAHAVRAGESYVDVGTLNGYREAIQLLGTRPVRTTVLDESATTPTLQ; from the coding sequence ATGTGGGGACTCATACCTGCGGCGGGAATCGGCAGCCGCATCCAGCCGCTCGCCTTCTCCAAGGAACTGCTCCCCGTGGGAGGCCGTTACGACGGCAAGACGGAGCGGCCTCGCGCCGTGAGCGAATACCTGGTGGATCGCATGCTGCTCGCGGGGGCGGACAAGATCTGCTTCGTCATCTCCCCGGGCAAGTCGGACATCATCGAGTACTACGGCGGCAGGGTGGGCGGAGCGATGGTGTGCTACGCCGTGCAGCCGGAGCCGCTGGGGCTGTGTGATTCGCTCTTCCGCGCCCTGCCCCTCATCCACCCGGACGAGGAGGTGGTGATCGGCCTGCCGGACACCGTCTGGTTCCCCGAGAATGGCCTGTGCAAGCTGCCGGAGGGAGGGCTGTCGTTCCTGTGCTTCCCGGTGGCGCGCCCCGAGCTGTTCGACGCGGTGGTGGCGGACAAGGACGGCACGGTGCGGGAGATCCAGGTGAAGCAGGAGGGCGCCACCAGCCATTGGATCTGGGGGGCCTTCAAGATGACCGGCGCCATCATGCGCGAGTTGCACGAGCTGTGGCTCACACGCGAGCCGAGGGACCCGTACATGGGCACGTTGGTGAACGAGTGGCTGGCGCGAGGCGGCAAGGCCCATGCGGTGCGAGCGGGCGAATCCTACGTGGACGTGGGGACGCTCAACGGTTACCGGGAGGCCATCCAGTTGCTCGGCACCCGTCCGGTCCGCACCACGGTCCTGGACGAGAGCGCCACCACGCCCACCCTGCAGTAA
- a CDS encoding PIG-L deacetylase family protein → MRPPDESPWLEEQQAEDTRTVAEVLGPLLPPQALHGSTLIVAAHPEDEVRGAAWLLRRSPGCHVVHVTDGAPRDMSSIRREAYARLREEESFAALALAGVPRHHLLSLGAMDQEAALDLVTLTEYLMALLKALRPALLVVHPYEGGHPDHDAAAFISHAAVALMARTGRTPPALLEMASYHRRQGELVTGEFLPAPDGSPVATVSLTGSERARKQRMLACYASEARELESFPMKQERYRAAPRYDFTRPPHEGMLQYETNVWRMTGTRWRELARQALERLKLPEVPWH, encoded by the coding sequence ATGCGACCTCCTGACGAGTCACCCTGGCTGGAGGAGCAGCAGGCAGAGGACACACGCACCGTGGCGGAGGTCCTCGGGCCGCTGCTACCGCCGCAGGCCCTGCATGGCTCCACATTGATCGTGGCCGCGCACCCGGAGGATGAGGTGCGGGGAGCCGCGTGGCTGCTGCGCCGCAGCCCCGGCTGTCACGTCGTCCACGTCACCGACGGAGCACCCAGGGACATGTCGTCGATCCGGCGCGAGGCCTATGCGCGCCTGCGTGAGGAGGAGTCCTTCGCCGCGCTGGCGCTCGCCGGAGTGCCTCGGCACCACCTGCTCTCGTTGGGGGCGATGGACCAGGAAGCGGCGCTGGACCTCGTCACCCTCACCGAGTACCTCATGGCGCTGTTGAAGGCGCTGCGTCCGGCACTCCTCGTTGTCCATCCGTACGAGGGTGGCCACCCGGATCACGATGCCGCCGCCTTCATCTCGCACGCCGCCGTGGCGCTGATGGCGAGGACGGGACGCACGCCTCCGGCACTGCTGGAGATGGCGTCCTACCACCGCCGCCAGGGGGAGCTCGTCACCGGCGAGTTCCTCCCCGCGCCGGACGGCAGTCCGGTGGCCACGGTGTCCCTCACCGGGTCCGAGCGCGCCCGCAAGCAGCGGATGCTCGCGTGCTACGCATCGGAGGCGAGGGAGCTGGAGTCGTTCCCGATGAAGCAGGAGCGCTACCGGGCCGCGCCCCGCTACGACTTCACCCGTCCGCCACACGAGGGGATGCTTCAATACGAGACCAACGTCTGGAGGATGACGGGCACACGCTGGCGGGAGCTGGCCCGGCAGGCCCTGGAGAGACTGAAGCTGCCGGAGGTTCCATGGCACTGA
- a CDS encoding GNAT family N-acetyltransferase: MALSSDLGTPRLQRVRAPAPLEVEEVVSPRGLEQLRGEWRWLWARCPGATTFQRPEWLLPWYRHFGQGFSPRPPWVVTLRSEGRLVGLAPLAVREEQGARVVRLLGEGLSDSLDVLMDPSLAPRGVRTLFDWLARNDDRWDLCVFEQLREDSPLLGTPVPAGWGEHSEAREACPQTVLPWAAGRRLAAILSQARRRLEQLGPVRIEEANEGNLDTMMDSLFRLRGVEDATLQAFHREVARGLLAARALRLYALHVNERPVSVFHGFQDGAHVRYHLGGVAPDFERYHVGNLLIAHALEEAARSGATVFDFPRGPEPSRYLWGVKETRNHRRSVWHGPETKM, translated from the coding sequence ATGGCACTGAGCTCCGATCTGGGAACGCCCCGGCTCCAACGGGTCCGGGCCCCCGCGCCCCTCGAGGTGGAAGAGGTCGTCTCCCCGCGTGGCCTGGAGCAGCTTCGAGGCGAGTGGCGCTGGTTGTGGGCCCGCTGTCCCGGGGCCACCACCTTCCAGCGGCCGGAGTGGCTGCTGCCCTGGTACCGGCACTTCGGTCAGGGCTTCTCTCCTCGACCTCCCTGGGTGGTGACGCTGCGGAGCGAGGGCCGGCTGGTGGGGCTCGCGCCACTGGCCGTTCGCGAGGAGCAGGGCGCGCGCGTGGTGAGGCTGCTCGGCGAGGGCCTCTCCGACTCACTCGATGTGCTGATGGATCCGTCCCTGGCCCCGCGGGGTGTGCGGACCCTGTTCGACTGGCTCGCCCGGAATGACGATCGCTGGGACCTGTGCGTCTTCGAGCAGCTCCGGGAGGACTCGCCCCTGCTGGGCACCCCCGTGCCCGCGGGCTGGGGCGAGCACAGCGAGGCGCGAGAGGCCTGTCCCCAGACGGTCCTTCCCTGGGCGGCGGGGAGACGGCTCGCGGCCATCCTGAGCCAGGCGCGTCGCCGCCTGGAGCAGCTGGGCCCGGTGCGCATCGAGGAGGCGAACGAGGGCAACCTGGACACGATGATGGACTCGCTGTTCCGGCTGCGGGGAGTGGAGGATGCCACGCTCCAGGCCTTCCATCGGGAGGTGGCGCGCGGCCTGCTCGCCGCGCGAGCCCTGCGCCTCTACGCCCTGCACGTGAATGAGCGGCCGGTGTCCGTCTTCCACGGCTTCCAGGACGGAGCGCACGTCCGCTATCACCTCGGTGGAGTCGCTCCGGACTTCGAGCGCTACCACGTGGGCAACCTGTTGATCGCGCATGCGCTGGAGGAGGCGGCGCGCTCCGGGGCAACGGTGTTCGACTTCCCGCGTGGCCCCGAGCCCTCCAGGTACCTCTGGGGCGTGAAGGAGACACGCAACCACCGGCGCAGCGTGTGGCACGGCCCCGAGACGAAGATGTGA
- a CDS encoding DUF2188 domain-containing protein — MTLAMRIEREQQQSHPAPRRRWVTVAADGSGWYVRLEGNHRVDRYPNVTQAIHRGRKLAHQHKPSGLVVQYLDGEEEELQYESATHP; from the coding sequence ATGACCCTGGCGATGCGAATCGAACGTGAGCAGCAGCAGTCGCACCCCGCTCCCCGTCGGAGATGGGTGACGGTGGCGGCGGATGGGAGTGGCTGGTACGTCCGGCTCGAAGGCAATCACCGGGTCGACCGTTACCCCAACGTCACACAGGCCATCCACCGGGGGCGGAAGCTGGCGCACCAGCACAAGCCCTCGGGCCTCGTCGTCCAGTACCTGGATGGAGAGGAGGAAGAACTCCAGTACGAGAGCGCGACCCATCCCTGA
- a CDS encoding FRG domain-containing protein, producing the protein MQERRVENWVELQDALFAGSWNETLKRFRPTLAFRGMPDSGHDLATSLNRRGGNYSRQEHVMLRAFRKYARGTTNPSESIWDWLSLAQHHGLPTRLLDWTFSPYVALHFLTENPEQYGVDGVVWCVDYRETNRLLPRPLKAQLHEEGADVFSAEMLAEVAGNLATFDRLSRSPFVLFFEPPSIDERIVNQFALFSVMNDASARLDEFLERQKKGVRRLIVPARLKQEVRDKLDQANITERVLFPGLDGLSRWLRRYYNPQPPGAPHPH; encoded by the coding sequence GTGCAGGAGCGACGCGTCGAGAACTGGGTGGAGTTGCAGGACGCGCTCTTCGCGGGCTCGTGGAACGAGACCCTCAAGCGCTTCCGCCCCACCCTCGCCTTCCGGGGCATGCCGGACTCGGGCCATGACCTGGCCACCAGCCTCAACCGGCGTGGCGGCAACTACTCCCGACAGGAACACGTCATGCTGCGCGCCTTCCGCAAGTACGCGCGCGGCACCACCAACCCCAGCGAGTCCATCTGGGATTGGCTGTCGCTCGCCCAGCACCACGGGCTGCCCACGCGCCTGCTGGACTGGACCTTCAGCCCCTACGTGGCGCTGCACTTCCTCACGGAGAATCCGGAGCAGTACGGCGTGGACGGTGTGGTGTGGTGCGTGGACTACCGCGAGACGAACCGGCTCCTGCCCCGCCCCCTCAAGGCCCAGCTCCACGAAGAGGGCGCCGACGTCTTCAGCGCGGAGATGCTCGCCGAGGTGGCCGGCAACCTCGCCACCTTCGACCGGCTCTCCCGCAGCCCCTTCGTGCTCTTCTTCGAGCCGCCCTCCATCGACGAGCGCATCGTCAACCAGTTCGCCCTCTTCTCGGTGATGAACGACGCCTCGGCGCGGCTGGACGAGTTCCTCGAGCGGCAGAAGAAAGGCGTGCGCCGGCTCATCGTCCCCGCACGCCTCAAGCAGGAGGTGCGGGACAAGCTCGACCAGGCCAACATCACCGAGCGTGTGCTCTTCCCGGGCCTGGACGGGCTCTCCCGCTGGCTGCGGCGCTACTACAACCCGCAGCCCCCCGGCGCCCCTCATCCGCACTAA
- a CDS encoding alpha/beta hydrolase encodes MDVLLYEAIGAKAGVLLAGGVGGGFDTPALGLYPRLGEELLRQGLSTLRLKYRNPTNLAESVQDVLAGVEFLVEHGLERVALVGHSFGGAVMIAAGVQSPWVTTVVGLSSQSYGAEAVSELPPRSLLLIHGTSDTVLPPSCSRSIHERARGKKVLELIPGAGHVLDEAAERVFTVVRDWLLHELTPSPSGRGLG; translated from the coding sequence GTGGATGTACTGCTGTACGAGGCCATCGGAGCGAAGGCGGGCGTCTTGCTGGCCGGAGGAGTGGGCGGGGGCTTCGACACGCCAGCGCTCGGGCTGTACCCGCGGCTGGGAGAGGAGCTGCTGCGGCAGGGCCTGTCCACGCTGCGGCTGAAGTACCGGAACCCGACGAACCTGGCGGAGTCGGTGCAAGACGTGCTCGCGGGGGTGGAGTTCCTGGTGGAGCACGGGCTGGAGCGGGTGGCGCTGGTGGGGCACTCATTCGGCGGGGCGGTGATGATCGCCGCCGGAGTGCAGTCGCCCTGGGTGACGACGGTGGTGGGACTGTCATCGCAGAGCTACGGGGCCGAGGCCGTATCGGAGCTGCCGCCGCGCTCGCTGCTGCTCATCCACGGCACGTCGGACACAGTGCTACCGCCGAGCTGCTCACGGTCCATCCACGAGAGGGCGCGAGGGAAGAAGGTGCTGGAGCTCATTCCGGGAGCGGGGCACGTGTTGGACGAGGCCGCCGAGCGCGTCTTCACCGTGGTGCGAGACTGGCTGTTGCACGAGCTCACTCCCTCTCCCTCCGGGAGAGGGCTGGGGTGA
- a CDS encoding ATP-binding response regulator, translated as MTQNEGQPLRLLLVEDNPGDARLLQEELKEVPSVRFEVRHVTRMAEALAVVSEPGVDVVLLDLSLPDGQGLSNIERMLQAAPMLPLVVLTGTDDEQLSMKAVHAGAQDYLVKGQVTGPLLVRALRYAIERKRAEEGLKREEAARQTAVFREQFLGILGHDLRNPLQAISGNAALLLRYGGLSEPQRKAVNRISISADRMARMISDILDFTRTRLGGGYPLQRTWMNVHDVLRQVVEELEVAHPQRRFELGVSGTGWGEWDADRIAQAASNLVGNAVQYSPEDCVVRVLARDEGDGVRVEVHNWGSPIPAERLPHIFDPFVRGRDGARSGARSGLGLGLYITHEIVKAHGGSLQVRSTEAEGTCFWLNLPRHPPKT; from the coding sequence ATGACCCAGAACGAGGGACAGCCGTTGCGGCTGCTGCTGGTGGAAGACAACCCCGGGGACGCCCGGCTCCTGCAGGAGGAACTGAAGGAGGTGCCGTCCGTGCGCTTCGAGGTGCGCCACGTGACGCGCATGGCGGAGGCGCTCGCGGTGGTGAGCGAGCCGGGGGTGGACGTGGTGCTGTTGGACCTGTCGCTGCCGGATGGGCAGGGGCTGTCCAACATCGAGCGGATGTTGCAGGCGGCGCCCATGCTGCCGCTGGTGGTGCTCACCGGCACGGATGACGAGCAGCTGTCGATGAAGGCGGTGCACGCGGGCGCGCAGGACTACCTGGTGAAGGGCCAGGTGACGGGGCCGCTGCTGGTGCGCGCGCTGCGCTACGCCATCGAGCGCAAGCGGGCGGAGGAGGGGCTCAAGCGCGAGGAGGCCGCGCGGCAGACGGCGGTGTTCCGCGAGCAGTTCCTGGGCATCCTCGGGCACGACCTGCGCAATCCGCTGCAGGCCATCTCCGGCAACGCGGCGCTGCTGCTGCGCTACGGGGGCCTGTCCGAGCCCCAGCGCAAGGCCGTCAACCGCATCTCCATCTCCGCGGACCGGATGGCGCGGATGATCTCCGACATCCTGGACTTCACCCGGACGCGGCTGGGCGGGGGCTATCCGCTGCAGCGCACGTGGATGAACGTGCACGACGTGCTGCGGCAGGTGGTGGAGGAACTGGAGGTAGCGCATCCACAACGGCGCTTCGAGCTGGGTGTGTCGGGCACCGGATGGGGCGAGTGGGACGCGGACCGGATCGCCCAGGCCGCGTCGAACCTGGTGGGCAACGCGGTGCAGTACTCGCCGGAGGACTGCGTGGTGCGGGTGCTGGCGCGCGACGAGGGAGACGGGGTGCGGGTGGAGGTGCACAACTGGGGCTCACCCATTCCCGCGGAGCGGTTGCCGCACATCTTCGACCCGTTCGTGCGCGGGCGGGATGGCGCGCGCTCGGGCGCGCGCTCGGGGTTGGGGCTGGGGCTCTACATCACGCATGAAATCGTGAAGGCGCACGGGGGATCGTTGCAGGTGCGCTCCACGGAGGCGGAGGGCACCTGCTTCTGGCTGAACCTGCCGCGCCATCCGCCGAAGACCTGA